A genome region from Anopheles stephensi strain Indian chromosome 2, UCI_ANSTEP_V1.0, whole genome shotgun sequence includes the following:
- the LOC118502822 gene encoding serine-rich adhesin for platelets-like isoform X7 has product MGEDHYASVARSGKGTPAEMSGMNFAPVATLYHPQSNNPSDLEWTRASLMGEDHYASVSRSGKDTPAETQKSNGAQATLNHPSSNNPSESQWIRASLLGEDHYASVSRSGKGTPAEMSGINFAPGVAEAKPASVASVARSDNTKAAQTQKSNGAQATLNHPSSNNPSESQWIRASLLGEDHYASVSRSGKDTPAETQKSNGAQATLNHPSSNNPSESQWIRASLLGEDHYASVSRSGKDTPAETQKSNGAQATLNHPSSNNPSESQWIRASLLGEDHYASVSRSGKDTPAETQKSNGAQATLNHPSSNNPSESQWIRASLLGEDHYASVSRSGKDTPAETQKSNGAQATLNHPSSNNPSESQWIRASLLGEDHYASVSRSGKGTPAEMSGINFAPGVTEAKPASVASVARSDNTKAAQTQKSNGAQATLNHPSSNNPSESQWIRASLLGEDHYASVSRSGKDTPAETQKSNGAQATLNHPSSNNPSESQWIRASLLGEDHYASVSRSGKDTPAETQKSNGAQATLNHPSSNNPSESQWIRASLLGEDHYASVSRSGKDTPAETQKSNGAQATLNHPSSNNPSESQWIRASLLGEDHYASVSRSGKDTPAETQKSSGAQATLNHPSSNNPSESQRTRASLMGEDHYASVSRSGKGTPAEMSGMNFAPVATLYHPQSNNPSDPEWTRASLMGEDHYASVSRSGKDTPAETQKSNGAQATLNHPSSNNPSESQWIRASLLGEDHYASVSRSGKDTPAETQKSNGAQATLNHPSSNNPSESQRTRASLMGEDHYASVARSGKGTPAEMSGMNFAPGVTLYHPQSNNPSESQWIRASLMGEDHYASVARSGKGTPAEMSGMNFAPVATLYHPQSNNPSDPEWTRASLMGEDHYASVARSGKGTPAEMSGINFAPVATLYHPQSNNPSDPEWTRASLMGEDHYASVSRSGKDTPAETQKSNGAQATLNHPSSNNPSESQRTRASLMGEDHYASVAQSGKGTPAEMPRTYPGPTQTNTRVVYPQNYNPSAGHLTAAAVMQDGVGYIGPAGAKPDSSIWASFFPRHGDGTGMYDANTNGKQSDSVKSYFHPTNKPMQNCYCPYPLRAKNKLCYHRVTCFPKTTPTTTTPTTTTTTPTTTTTTPTTTTTTPTTSTTTPETTTTTPTTTTTTSTITTTTPTTTTTTPTTTTTTPTTTTTTPTTTATTPTTTTNTSTTTRRTDRTTSTTTDRTRPTTSTTTRRTMPTTTRTRDDASTPSNKMTKTPSSSKRK; this is encoded by the exons ATGGGAGAAGATCACTATGCAAGCGTTGCTCGATCGGGTAAGGGCACTCCAGCCGAAATGTCGGGAATGAATTTCGCTCCAGTGGCTACATTGTACCATCCGCAAAGCAACAATCCTTCTGACCTAGAGTGGACAAGAGCATCATTAATGGGAGAAGACCACTATGCAAGCGTTTCTCGATCGGGTAAGGACACTCCAGCCGAAACGCAAAAATCAAATGGAGCCCAAGCTACACTGAATCATCCGTCAAGCAACAATCCTTCTGAATCACAGTGGATAAGAGCATCATTATTGGGAGAAGACCACTATGCAAGCGTTTCTCGATCGGGTAAGGGCACTCCAGCCGAAATGTCGGGAATAAATTTCGCTCCAGGGGTTGCAGAGGCGAAACCAGCAAGTGTCGCAAGCGTTGCTCGGTCAGATAATACCAAAGCGGCACAAACGCAAAAATCAAATGGAGCCCAAGCTACACTGAATCATCCGTCAAGCAACAATCCTTCTGAATCACAGTGGATAAGAGCATCATTATTGGGAGAAGACCACTATGCAAGCGTTTCTCGATCGGGTAAGGACACTCCAGCCGAA ACGCAAAAATCAAATGGAGCCCAAGCTACACTGAATCATCCGTCAAGCAACAATCCTTCTGAATCACAGTGGATAAGAGCATCATTATTGGGAGAAGACCACTATGCAAGCGTTTCTCGATCGGGTAAGGACACTCCAGCTGAAACGCAAAAATCAAATGGAGCCCAAGCTACACTGAATCATCCGTCAAGCAACAATCCTTCTGAATCACAGTGGATAAGAGCATCATTATTGGGAGAAGACCACTATGCAAGCGTTTCTCGATCGGGTAAGGACACTCCAGCTGAAACGCAAAAATCAAATGGAGCCCAAGCTACACTGAATCATCCGTCAAGCAACAATCCTTCTGAATCACAGTGGATAAGAGCATCATTATTGGGAGAAGACCACTATGCAAGCGTTTCTCGATCGGGTAAGGACACTCCAGCCGAAACGCAAAAATCAAATGGAGCCCAAGCTACACTGAATCATCCGTCAAGCAACAATCCTTCTGAATCACAGTGGATAAGAGCATCATTATTGGGAGAAGACCACTATGCAAGCGTTTCTCGATCGGGTAAGGGCACTCCAGCCGAAATGTCGGGAATAAATTTCGCTCCAGGGGTTACAGAGGCGAAACCAGCAAGTGTCGCAAGCGTTGCTCGGTCAGATAATACCAAAGCGGCACAAACGCAAAAATCAAATGGAGCCCAAGCTACACTGAATCATCCGTCAAGCAACAATCCTTCTGAATCACAGTGGATAAGAGCATCATTATTGGGAGAAGACCACTATGCAAGCGTTTCTCGATCGGGTAAGGACACTCCAGCTGAAACGCAAAAATCAAATGGAGCCCAAGCTACACTGAATCATCCGTCAAGCAACAATCCTTCTGAATCACAGTGGATAAGAGCATCATTATTGGGAGAAGACCACTATGCAAGCGTTTCTCGATCGGGTAAGGACACTCCAGCTGAAACGCAAAAATCAAATGGAGCCCAAGCTACACTGAATCATCCGTCAAGCAACAATCCTTCTGAATCACAGTGGATAAGAGCATCATTATTGGGAGAAGACCACTATGCAAGCGTTTCTCGATCGGGTAAGGACACTCCAGCCGAAACGCAAAA ATCAAATGGAGCCCAAGCTACACTGAATCATCCGTCAAGCAACAATCCTTCTGAATCACAGTGGATAAGAGCATCATTATTGGGAGAAGACCACTATGCAAGCGTTTCTCGATCGGGTAAGGACACTCCAGCCGAAACGCAAAAATCAAGTGGAGCCCAAGCTACACTGAATCATCCGTCAAGCAACAATCCTTCTGAATCACAGCGGACAAGAGCATCATTAATGGGAGAAGACCACTATGCAAGCGTTTCTCGATCGGGTAAGGGCACTCCAGCCGAAATGTCGGGAATGAATTTCGCTCCAGTGGCTACATTGTACCATCCGCAAAGCAACAATCCTTCTGACCCAGAGTGGACAAGAGCATCATTAATGGGAGAAGACCACTATGCAAGCGTTTCTCGATCGGGTAAGGACACTCCAGCCGAAACGCAAAAATCAAATGGAGCCCAAGCTACACTGAATCATCCGTCAAGCAACAATCCTTCTGAATCACAGTGGATAAGAGCATCATTATTGGGAGAAGACCACTATGCAAGCGTTTCTCGATCGGGTAAGGACACTCCAGCCGAAACGCAAAAATCAAATGGAGCCCAAGCTACACTGAATCATCCGTCAAGCAACAATCCTTCTGAATCACAGCGGACAAGAGCATCATTAATGGGAGAAGATCACTATGCAAGCGTTGCTCGATCGGGTAAGGGCACTCCAGCCGAAATGTCGGGAATGAATTTCGCTCCAGGGGTTACATTGTACCATCCGCAAAGTAACAATCCTTCTGAATCACAGTGGATAAGAGCATCATTAATGGGAGAAGATCACTATGCAAGCGTTGCTCGATCGGGTAAGGGCACTCCAGCCGAAATGTCGGGAATGAATTTCGCTCCAGTGGCTACATTGTACCATCCGCAAAGCAACAATCCTTCTGACCCAGAGTGGACAAGAGCATCATTAATGGGAGAAGACCACTATGCAAGCGTTGCTCGATCGGGTAAGGGCACTCCAGCCGAAATGTCGGGAATAAATTTCGCTCCAGTGGCTACATTGTACCATCCGCAAAGCAACAATCCTTCTGACCCAGAGTGGACAAGAGCATCATTAATGGGAGAAGACCACTATGCAAGCGTTTCTCGATCGGGTAAGGACACTCCAGCCGAAACGCAAAAATCAAATGGAGCCCAAGCTACACTGAATCATCCGTCAAGCAACAATCCTTCTGAATCACAGCGGACAAGAGCATCATTAATGGGAGAAGACCACTATGCAAGCGTTGCTCAATCGGGTAAGGGCACTCCAGCCGAAATGCCAAGGACATATCCAGGACCAACACAAACCAATACTAGAGTTGTTTATCCGCAAAACTATAATCCCTCTGCAGGGCATTTAACAGCTGCAGCAGTAATGCAAGATGGCGTTGGGTATATCGGTCCAGCTGGAGCAAAACCTGATAGTTCGATTTGGGCTTCCTTCTTTCCACGGCATGGTGATGGTACGGGGATGTATGATGCTAACACGAACGGGAAGCAGTCAGATAGTGTGAAATCATATTTTCATCCGACAAATAAACCCATGCAAAATTGTTACTGTCCTTATCCATTGAGGGCAAAGAATAAACTATGTTATCATAGGGTAACATGCTTTCCAAAAACGACTCCTACTACAACGACTCCTACTACAACGACAACGACTCCTACCACAACGACAACGACTCCTACCACAACGACAACGACTCCTACAACATCGACAACGACTCCTGAAACAACGACAACGACTCCtacaacaacgacaacgactTCTACTATAACGACAACGACTCCtacaacaacgacaacgactcctacaacaacgacaacgactcctacaacaacgacaacgactCCCACAACAACGGCAACGACTCCTACAACAACGACCAATACTTCTACAACGACACGCAGAACTGATCGTACAACGTCTACTACTACCGATAGAACTAGACCAACAACATCTACCACTACTCGGCGAACGATGCCCACCACTACTCGTACAAGGGACGACGCTTCTACCCCTTCAAATAAAATGACTAAAACTCCTTCTTCGAGTAAACGAAAGTGA